In Candidatus Defluviilinea proxima, a single genomic region encodes these proteins:
- a CDS encoding P1 family peptidase, whose translation MKKPRARDLGIPFEGETGKYNAITDVDGITVGYATIIEGDSARTGVTIIHPRGKDNHDPVFAGWFPFNGNGEMTGSAWVEEGGFLEGPIGITNTHSVGVVRDTIIQWQAENDKLFQKWSLPLVTETADGWLNDMNAFFVKPEHVREALENAESGSIQEGSVGGGTGMLCYEFKGGSGTSSRKLSEKLGGWTVGAFAQTNFGRRYQLTVAGVPVGQHLKDDAIWTNGENPFKQDDGSLIVVIATDAPLLPHQLKRLAKRASLGMARTGSLGGNGSGDIFLAFSTANPNVANGDEKGLAPLQSLSNNFIDPLLIASAYATEEAIVNSMIAADDMVGHNGVSIKALPHDTLMDVMKKYNRMG comes from the coding sequence ATGAAAAAGCCTCGTGCCCGCGATCTCGGCATTCCCTTTGAAGGTGAGACAGGCAAATACAACGCCATCACAGACGTGGATGGTATCACCGTCGGCTACGCCACAATCATCGAAGGTGACTCTGCGCGAACAGGAGTGACCATCATCCACCCACGAGGCAAAGACAATCATGATCCTGTGTTCGCAGGTTGGTTCCCCTTCAACGGTAATGGCGAAATGACAGGCTCTGCATGGGTCGAAGAGGGTGGCTTCCTTGAAGGTCCGATCGGGATCACAAACACACATTCGGTTGGTGTGGTGCGTGATACGATCATCCAATGGCAGGCGGAAAATGATAAGCTGTTCCAAAAATGGTCCCTTCCGCTTGTGACGGAAACTGCCGATGGCTGGCTCAATGACATGAATGCTTTCTTCGTCAAACCTGAACATGTAAGAGAAGCTTTAGAGAACGCTGAATCAGGCTCGATCCAAGAAGGAAGCGTGGGCGGAGGGACGGGCATGTTATGTTACGAGTTCAAAGGCGGCAGTGGCACATCATCCAGAAAATTATCTGAAAAACTCGGCGGCTGGACAGTGGGTGCATTCGCACAAACCAACTTCGGGCGAAGATATCAACTCACAGTGGCAGGCGTTCCTGTGGGACAACACTTGAAAGATGATGCAATTTGGACGAACGGCGAAAATCCATTCAAGCAGGATGATGGCTCGTTGATCGTTGTCATCGCCACGGACGCGCCGCTTCTCCCCCATCAACTCAAGCGATTGGCAAAACGTGCATCGCTCGGCATGGCACGGACGGGTTCGCTCGGCGGCAATGGCTCAGGCGACATTTTTCTTGCGTTCTCAACAGCCAACCCCAATGTTGCAAACGGCGATGAGAAGGGATTGGCTCCGCTTCAATCATTGAGCAACAATTTTATTGATCCACTCTTGATCGCATCAGCTTATGCAACCGAGGAAGCAATCGTCAACTCGATGATCGCCGCAGATGATATGGTGGGACATAACGGTGTCAGCATCAAGGCGTTGCCGCATGATACGTTGATGGATGTTATGAAGAAGTACAACAGGATGGGATAA
- a CDS encoding PadR family transcriptional regulator, whose product MPLTHAILGFLDYMPMSGYDLKKTFDQSISHFWSATQSHIYKALENMEKDGLVTSKVIQQEGKPNRKQYQTTDAGRAELHRWISTPLPVESPRTAWLIQVFFAHNATNEEIATLFEKRIEELNGYVSRCQFAQTNIDESYKRVGIKRLRDLWQLTLDYGMSYYENEIAWLEKTLPQVRKLPAMEMPKKRS is encoded by the coding sequence ATGCCACTTACCCATGCCATTCTTGGTTTTCTCGATTACATGCCCATGTCGGGCTATGACTTGAAAAAGACCTTCGATCAATCCATTTCCCATTTCTGGTCGGCAACGCAAAGCCATATCTACAAAGCTTTGGAAAACATGGAAAAAGACGGGTTGGTGACATCAAAAGTCATTCAACAGGAAGGAAAGCCTAATCGAAAGCAGTATCAAACTACGGATGCTGGAAGAGCCGAATTACATCGCTGGATATCCACTCCCCTGCCTGTCGAAAGTCCCCGTACGGCGTGGCTCATACAAGTCTTCTTCGCACACAATGCCACCAATGAGGAAATCGCCACTCTGTTTGAAAAGCGGATCGAGGAACTGAACGGATATGTATCGCGGTGTCAGTTCGCTCAAACGAACATTGACGAAAGCTACAAGCGGGTCGGTATAAAACGATTGCGTGACCTCTGGCAATTGACTTTGGATTATGGCATGAGCTATTACGAAAACGAGATCGCCTGGTTGGAAAAAACTTTGCCACAAGTCCGCAAACTGCCCGCCATGGAAATGCCAAAGAAACGCTCATGA
- a CDS encoding ATP-binding cassette domain-containing protein: MLEVKDLVKKYDDFTAVKGITFDIKEGEIFSLLGPNGAGKTTTISMLSTLYSPTSGDATIGGHSVSKDPMAVRQVIGVVPQDLALYEDLTAKENLIFWGQMYGLSGKALNSRVDEVLEQIGLVDKAKNRVKTYSGGMKRRVNIGVGLLHKPRLLFMDEPTVGIDPQSRRAILDTVKDLNKQGMTVLYTTHYMEEAAELSNRVGIIDHGELIALGTQDELTKQVGQTDTLILHISENEDADALANSLKDMPDVLEATTTDHEVSIITPSAENILASVVSKANERGIKIRSIDIQEPNLEAVFLHLTGRALRD; this comes from the coding sequence ATTCTCGAAGTAAAAGATCTCGTCAAAAAATATGACGACTTCACCGCTGTCAAAGGAATAACCTTTGACATCAAAGAAGGTGAGATCTTCAGCCTGCTCGGACCCAACGGTGCGGGCAAGACCACAACCATCTCGATGCTCTCGACCTTATACTCACCCACTTCAGGTGACGCCACCATCGGCGGGCATTCCGTGAGCAAAGACCCAATGGCAGTCCGGCAGGTCATCGGCGTGGTACCGCAAGACTTGGCATTGTATGAAGACCTCACTGCAAAAGAGAACCTTATCTTCTGGGGGCAGATGTATGGTCTCAGTGGCAAAGCACTCAACAGCCGAGTGGATGAAGTGTTAGAGCAGATCGGTTTGGTGGATAAAGCTAAGAACCGGGTCAAAACTTATTCAGGCGGCATGAAGCGTCGTGTCAACATCGGCGTGGGACTGCTCCACAAGCCACGTCTGCTTTTCATGGATGAGCCCACCGTCGGCATCGATCCGCAATCACGCCGTGCGATCCTCGATACGGTCAAAGATCTCAACAAGCAAGGCATGACCGTTCTGTACACAACGCATTACATGGAAGAAGCCGCCGAACTCTCGAACCGTGTCGGCATCATTGACCATGGTGAACTCATTGCGCTCGGCACGCAGGATGAACTCACCAAACAGGTTGGGCAAACCGACACGCTCATTTTGCACATCAGCGAAAACGAAGATGCAGATGCGCTCGCCAATTCACTCAAAGATATGCCTGATGTTCTCGAAGCCACCACCACCGATCATGAGGTATCCATCATCACACCATCGGCAGAAAATATTCTCGCATCGGTTGTGAGCAAAGCCAACGAGCGTGGCATCAAGATCCGTTCCATTGATATTCAAGAGCCAAATCTCGAAGCGGTGTTCTTGCATCTTACGGGCCGCGCCTTACGTGATTGA
- a CDS encoding ABC transporter permease, which produces MIKLLLIGIKDLKLMFRDRAALVFMLLAPFLLTIGMGFVTGRFSGGSSGLSDIPVVIVNLDKQDLGNALEDLFNSADLADMMEPLDSHNVDPEAARHLIDNDKASAAIIIPEGFTESIIPADGAMLDPNYVQPEPVKIEVYANPSSPTSAGVVKAIVDEFISRVEEGRTSGMTSIVGLMTSGLVNPQDMASEAKASFQNVDQVESTALKLKTNQEGADAVDFDMLSYFAPGMALMFLMYTVSYGGRSILAERAQGTLPRLMISPTQTFQVLGGKVLGIFFMGVAQVGILILASTIFFQVKWGDALGVTVLILAAVFGASGWGMLITSLARTPAQVGSTGSAIMLIFGIMGGSFINLESFPPFMQTISKITPNAWGLDGFTTLALGGTLKNLAEPITALLVMGAVLFAIAVVIFNRNGLVQK; this is translated from the coding sequence ATGATAAAACTCCTCCTTATCGGCATCAAAGACCTCAAGCTCATGTTCCGTGATCGAGCGGCGCTTGTCTTCATGCTCCTTGCGCCCTTCCTGCTCACCATCGGCATGGGATTTGTCACGGGTCGTTTTAGCGGCGGCTCCAGCGGGCTTTCTGATATTCCCGTCGTCATCGTCAATTTGGATAAACAGGATTTGGGCAACGCTCTCGAAGATCTGTTCAATTCAGCAGACCTGGCGGATATGATGGAGCCACTCGATTCACACAACGTGGACCCCGAAGCTGCTCGCCATCTAATTGATAATGACAAAGCCTCAGCCGCCATCATCATCCCAGAAGGCTTCACCGAAAGCATCATCCCCGCTGACGGAGCCATGCTCGACCCGAACTATGTTCAGCCCGAACCTGTAAAGATCGAAGTGTATGCAAACCCATCCAGCCCAACCAGCGCAGGCGTCGTCAAAGCCATCGTGGACGAATTCATCTCCCGTGTGGAAGAGGGACGCACCAGCGGTATGACATCCATTGTCGGGTTGATGACCAGTGGCTTGGTCAACCCACAAGATATGGCAAGTGAAGCAAAGGCATCATTTCAAAATGTGGACCAAGTCGAATCAACAGCACTTAAACTCAAGACCAACCAAGAAGGCGCTGATGCCGTTGACTTTGACATGCTTTCTTATTTTGCGCCTGGCATGGCATTGATGTTCCTCATGTATACCGTCTCCTATGGCGGGCGATCCATTCTCGCTGAACGTGCCCAAGGGACACTCCCTCGCTTGATGATCTCACCTACACAAACGTTCCAAGTATTAGGCGGCAAGGTGCTTGGTATCTTTTTCATGGGCGTTGCGCAAGTTGGAATTTTGATACTCGCATCCACCATTTTCTTCCAAGTGAAATGGGGTGATGCGTTGGGTGTCACAGTCTTAATTCTTGCAGCAGTCTTTGGCGCTTCGGGCTGGGGCATGTTGATCACATCATTGGCACGCACACCTGCGCAAGTGGGAAGCACGGGTTCAGCCATCATGCTCATCTTCGGCATCATGGGCGGCAGTTTTATCAATCTTGAGAGCTTTCCTCCGTTCATGCAAACCATTAGCAAAATCACACCCAACGCCTGGGGCTTGGACGGTTTCACCACCCTCGCACTCGGCGGCACATTGAAAAATCTAGCCGAGCCGATCACTGCCCTGCTCGTTATGGGTGCTGTATTGTTTGCGATTGCGGTTGTGATTTTCAATCGGAATGGATTGGTGCAGAAATGA
- a CDS encoding ABC transporter permease, with translation MKKIFAIAWKDAIIRFASKSELIFFIILPVVFTFLLAGGTPSGDDDNRIRLLVVDEAQTPISQQILAELENSTAVRSEVASRDEAQKQFDDRRASAVFIIPTGIDIASLQNASAEVELLQQPNNINATIAERAVQTAIRRVSSAISAAQSAVKQREAKQAFASEVDKQAYFESSLKLAQSIQEDAPERVTVVEGLTEDEVDYDPRSNSSAGQLITWVFIPLFGISALFAYERQQGTLRRLLTTPSRKATFLLGTISGQVVMALIQMLLLVGFGILVMKLNWGREPLALFVLLLCSALAAAAFGTTMGTFIKTEGQASGLSVMFGMVFAMMGGCWYPLELFPPAVQNAVKILPTTWAMQGMLDLGLRGGGLIDILPEAGVLLGFAVIFFSVGVMRFRFE, from the coding sequence ATGAAAAAAATATTCGCCATCGCGTGGAAAGACGCCATCATCCGATTTGCAAGTAAATCGGAGTTGATCTTCTTTATTATCCTGCCTGTTGTCTTCACCTTCCTATTGGCAGGTGGGACTCCCTCAGGCGATGATGACAACCGCATCCGTTTACTGGTTGTGGATGAAGCACAAACGCCGATCTCGCAACAGATCCTTGCCGAACTCGAAAACTCGACGGCTGTCCGCTCGGAGGTTGCCTCTCGTGATGAAGCACAGAAGCAATTCGACGATCGGCGTGCTTCGGCTGTGTTCATCATTCCAACAGGGATCGATATTGCGTCCCTGCAAAATGCTTCTGCAGAAGTGGAATTACTGCAACAGCCTAATAACATCAACGCTACCATCGCCGAACGTGCCGTGCAGACAGCCATCCGCCGAGTGAGTAGTGCCATCTCTGCCGCACAGAGTGCAGTCAAACAACGAGAAGCGAAACAAGCATTTGCATCTGAAGTGGATAAACAAGCGTATTTCGAAAGTTCGCTGAAACTGGCACAGTCCATTCAAGAGGATGCGCCCGAGCGTGTGACTGTTGTGGAAGGTTTGACAGAAGATGAAGTTGATTACGACCCACGATCAAACTCATCTGCGGGACAGTTGATCACATGGGTATTCATTCCATTGTTCGGCATCTCAGCTTTGTTCGCCTACGAACGCCAGCAAGGGACATTACGTCGTCTGCTCACCACCCCATCCCGCAAAGCGACATTCCTACTCGGCACGATCTCTGGTCAAGTTGTGATGGCGTTGATACAAATGTTGTTATTGGTTGGGTTTGGAATCCTTGTGATGAAACTCAATTGGGGACGTGAACCATTGGCATTGTTCGTTCTGTTGCTTTGTTCGGCACTTGCCGCCGCCGCATTCGGCACAACGATGGGAACTTTCATCAAAACGGAAGGTCAAGCCAGTGGATTAAGTGTCATGTTCGGCATGGTCTTCGCCATGATGGGCGGATGCTGGTATCCGCTGGAGTTGTTCCCGCCTGCAGTACAAAACGCTGTGAAGATACTTCCCACCACCTGGGCAATGCAAGGCATGCTGGATTTGGGTCTACGCGGTGGAGGGTTGATAGATATCCTGCCTGAAGCTGGAGTCCTGCTTGGGTTTGCAGTGATATTCTTCAGTGTAGGAGTGATGAGATTTAGGTTCGAGTGA
- a CDS encoding CPBP family intramembrane metalloprotease → MKTLIKSHPIWSYVILAYSISWLIQLPELIAMQGSYHFTGRYLLLLNVASYGPSIAAIIVITVLEGWTSVQSLIKRLFQWRVSLLVYLATFFIFPLVFFIGYQVLGISASENETLLVFLTLVVAVPINSVIASVVFGIGPLGEELGWRGFMLPRLLERYGDFHSSFILGLVWAFWHLPVFLFPEWRGDIPITLSIILYPFGTVAIAYIMTKLHHWSQGSVLIAILFHGVVNYIADSQEYWLIDSFSPLMVRIAITGLFIVTAFVFWIFSTKTVQRQSLPAVD, encoded by the coding sequence ATGAAAACCTTGATCAAATCTCATCCAATCTGGTCGTATGTCATCCTTGCCTATTCCATATCGTGGCTGATACAGCTTCCCGAATTGATTGCCATGCAGGGCAGCTATCATTTCACGGGACGATATCTTCTGCTTCTTAATGTTGCTTCCTATGGTCCCAGCATTGCCGCCATTATTGTGATCACAGTCCTCGAAGGTTGGACTAGTGTTCAATCATTAATCAAGCGTTTATTCCAGTGGCGCGTTTCCTTGCTGGTTTATCTCGCAACCTTTTTCATATTTCCATTGGTCTTTTTTATTGGCTATCAAGTGCTTGGTATTTCAGCATCTGAAAACGAAACTTTGCTTGTGTTCCTGACATTGGTTGTTGCTGTACCAATTAACTCGGTCATCGCATCGGTTGTTTTTGGTATCGGACCTCTCGGCGAAGAACTAGGTTGGCGTGGATTTATGTTGCCTCGCCTGCTAGAACGTTACGGGGATTTTCACAGCAGCTTCATCCTTGGTTTGGTGTGGGCATTCTGGCATCTTCCTGTTTTTCTTTTTCCTGAGTGGCGTGGTGATATTCCTATTACCCTGTCGATCATTCTCTATCCATTCGGCACGGTCGCCATCGCTTACATCATGACCAAACTCCATCACTGGAGTCAGGGCAGCGTGTTGATCGCCATCCTTTTTCATGGGGTTGTCAACTACATCGCTGACTCGCAGGAATATTGGCTGATAGATTCGTTTTCACCGTTGATGGTACGAATCGCCATCACTGGTTTGTTTATTGTGACTGCATTCGTCTTTTGGATATTTTCTACAAAGACGGTTCAAAGACAAAGTCTACCTGCTGTGGATTAA
- a CDS encoding sensor domain-containing protein — MIKSIEEYLDQLKAELKDSDAATVQDALADAEEHLRVALATLKQDQPETSEEEALGQVIEQYGSPDETASAYKAAERLTHPVIASNSIKSQSILARFFGVYTDARAWGALLYMLIAFVTGIIYFTWAVTGVSVSVSFLIFIFGFPIALLFLLSVRGLALLEGRLVEALLGIRMPRRPLFSHQNMKWLDRLKALVTDKATWLMILYMVIQFVLGIIYFVVLVTVLSFSLTFIALPFIQLFWNTPVVQWNDQHIFLPYWVLVLFSFGGLILWTSFMHLVRGIGQLHGRMAKAMLVS, encoded by the coding sequence ATGATCAAATCCATTGAAGAGTATCTCGATCAATTAAAAGCTGAGCTCAAAGATAGCGATGCCGCAACTGTGCAGGATGCACTTGCCGATGCAGAGGAACATCTCAGGGTGGCACTCGCTACATTGAAACAGGACCAGCCTGAAACGTCTGAAGAAGAGGCGTTGGGTCAAGTCATCGAACAATATGGCTCGCCTGATGAAACGGCATCCGCCTACAAGGCAGCGGAGCGTCTCACGCATCCTGTTATTGCGAGTAACAGCATCAAGAGTCAATCCATTCTTGCTCGTTTCTTCGGCGTGTACACAGATGCCCGCGCATGGGGAGCATTGCTTTATATGTTGATCGCTTTTGTGACGGGCATCATTTATTTCACCTGGGCAGTGACGGGCGTTTCAGTGTCTGTTTCGTTTTTGATCTTTATCTTTGGTTTCCCAATTGCATTGTTGTTCCTGCTCTCCGTGCGTGGACTGGCGCTGTTGGAAGGACGTTTGGTGGAAGCGCTGTTGGGCATTCGCATGCCGCGCCGACCGTTGTTCTCGCATCAGAATATGAAATGGCTTGACCGATTGAAGGCGCTTGTTACAGACAAGGCGACCTGGCTGATGATCTTGTATATGGTTATTCAGTTTGTGTTGGGGATCATCTACTTTGTGGTGTTGGTGACAGTGCTTTCCTTCTCGCTGACGTTCATTGCATTGCCGTTCATTCAATTGTTCTGGAACACCCCTGTGGTGCAATGGAACGATCAACACATCTTCCTGCCTTATTGGGTACTGGTTCTGTTCTCGTTTGGCGGCTTGATATTGTGGACATCCTTCATGCATCTTGTGCGCGGCATCGGTCAATTGCATGGACGGATGGCAAAAGCAATGTTGGTCAGTTAA
- a CDS encoding PadR family transcriptional regulator, with protein MVDSPTLTKKFQKELNAGIASLVMLSVLDNSKEPMYGYQIAKLLDDYSGETAFMKQGALYPVLRQLESSGLLESKVEPSVSGPPRRYYEITAEGKETLVVWQGVWKQMKSFVDKAIKGA; from the coding sequence ATGGTTGACTCGCCTACTCTCACAAAGAAATTTCAAAAAGAGTTGAACGCAGGGATCGCATCCCTTGTGATGCTTAGCGTGTTGGATAATAGCAAGGAGCCCATGTATGGCTATCAGATCGCCAAGCTGCTGGACGATTACAGTGGTGAAACAGCGTTCATGAAGCAGGGAGCGTTGTATCCTGTTCTTCGTCAGTTGGAGAGCAGTGGACTGCTCGAAAGCAAAGTGGAGCCTTCCGTTTCAGGTCCGCCGAGAAGATATTACGAGATCACGGCTGAAGGTAAAGAGACCCTTGTCGTTTGGCAGGGTGTGTGGAAACAAATGAAGTCGTTCGTCGACAAGGCGATCAAAGGAGCATGA
- a CDS encoding serine/threonine-protein kinase produces the protein MSTETIGRYQLKEEIGRSKTTVVYRAFDTQANRDVVVKIFAFEPTGNATLDLSIKAHFRRELKMIASLEHAAIVPVYDVGEHNGQPYFVMRYMAGGSLTQAVANNGKLPLAEAANIVDRIASALAYAHEKNIIHRDVKPDNILFDGENHPYISDFGVAQPAISDDASMVEGEVGTPGYMSPEQANREDVDNRSDVYSLGVVLYQMLTGKKLSQPTPDILSEAPELPPEMDEIIKICLAENKRDRYVSILHLSRALKKVAFGEQHPSTFFDRYGNWAAIRTSLFWITLSVVALVGFFWMFTNGSNIPFLSVASTPTIDLSSPSTIISPTETFTAVSPTIALTPEAPVTVQPTPTFTVPGGADQVALVSGNDIYLMNIDGTGVVQIRSENSPKSNLQWIPGNRLVYISRNCAYLVDAATKQTQQLSCFDTKSELLEGFSVSPDGKLVAISVQRTLNIFPFDVDVLRSIKSRFELVDKKENCFYNQVPFREALWSKDETRLAAHVIETRMVNSDQIFLLNADIANCDNVELGRVDTIPGGRIDFENDSTGHIGSFDWNGKSLFLLNDAIRNDGFGNLYLYNSETREVQKINPINGGCCYRDPRWSPDGTYIMFAYQRFDRSDITLYYIPFADIQNGGPFTPIQLPNGFFSTSREKPQPALRPIP, from the coding sequence ATGTCAACGGAAACCATAGGCAGATATCAACTCAAAGAAGAGATTGGACGCAGTAAAACGACTGTTGTGTATCGGGCGTTTGATACCCAGGCCAACCGCGATGTGGTTGTGAAGATTTTTGCGTTCGAGCCGACTGGTAATGCAACACTTGACTTGAGCATCAAAGCGCACTTCAGGCGGGAACTTAAAATGATCGCATCTCTGGAGCATGCAGCCATAGTGCCCGTGTATGATGTGGGGGAACATAACGGCCAGCCGTATTTTGTCATGCGGTATATGGCAGGAGGGTCACTTACGCAAGCCGTCGCTAATAATGGAAAGCTTCCCCTTGCCGAAGCCGCCAATATCGTTGATCGTATTGCTTCTGCCCTTGCGTATGCCCATGAAAAGAACATCATCCATCGCGATGTCAAACCGGATAATATCCTTTTCGACGGCGAAAACCATCCCTATATCTCTGATTTCGGTGTAGCTCAACCCGCTATATCTGATGATGCCTCCATGGTGGAAGGCGAGGTTGGCACACCTGGTTACATGAGCCCGGAACAGGCAAACCGGGAAGATGTGGATAATCGAAGCGATGTATACAGCTTGGGGGTTGTTCTTTACCAGATGTTGACTGGTAAGAAACTCAGTCAACCCACCCCTGACATTTTGAGCGAGGCCCCTGAACTGCCACCCGAAATGGACGAGATCATTAAGATCTGTCTTGCTGAAAACAAACGCGACCGTTATGTTTCGATCCTGCATCTCTCTCGTGCGTTGAAGAAGGTAGCTTTTGGTGAACAACACCCATCCACGTTCTTCGATCGATATGGCAATTGGGCGGCCATTCGTACAAGTTTATTTTGGATAACCCTAAGTGTTGTAGCTCTGGTTGGTTTCTTCTGGATGTTTACAAATGGAAGCAACATCCCATTCCTTTCCGTCGCATCCACCCCGACCATCGATCTGTCTTCACCTTCGACAATCATTTCTCCCACTGAGACCTTTACTGCTGTCTCACCGACTATTGCTCTAACACCGGAAGCTCCAGTCACCGTCCAACCAACCCCAACCTTTACTGTCCCTGGTGGTGCGGACCAAGTTGCCTTGGTCTCTGGGAATGATATCTATCTTATGAATATAGATGGTACTGGGGTTGTTCAGATCCGTTCAGAAAATTCTCCGAAATCCAACTTACAATGGATTCCCGGTAACAGACTTGTGTACATATCCCGTAACTGCGCATACCTTGTAGATGCAGCCACCAAACAGACCCAGCAACTCTCATGTTTTGATACTAAATCTGAATTGCTTGAGGGGTTTAGTGTCTCGCCCGATGGAAAACTTGTTGCGATCAGTGTCCAGCGTACATTGAATATTTTCCCGTTTGATGTGGATGTCTTAAGAAGCATCAAATCCCGTTTTGAACTTGTAGACAAAAAGGAAAATTGTTTCTACAATCAGGTTCCATTCCGTGAAGCGCTCTGGTCAAAGGACGAGACCCGTCTTGCGGCACACGTTATTGAAACCCGTATGGTGAATTCAGATCAGATATTCCTCCTGAATGCTGATATCGCAAACTGTGACAATGTGGAGCTTGGCCGCGTGGATACCATCCCTGGCGGACGCATTGATTTTGAAAATGACAGCACCGGACATATTGGAAGCTTCGATTGGAATGGAAAAAGTCTATTCTTGTTGAATGATGCCATCCGCAATGATGGGTTTGGAAATCTATACTTATACAATAGCGAAACCCGCGAAGTCCAAAAAATAAACCCGATCAATGGCGGATGTTGCTATCGTGACCCACGTTGGAGCCCGGATGGAACTTATATCATGTTTGCGTATCAACGGTTCGACCGTAGCGATATAACGTTGTACTATATTCCATTTGCTGATATCCAAAATGGGGGACCCTTCACACCGATCCAACTCCCGAACGGTTTCTTCTCCACCTCGCGTGAGAAACCACAACCTGCGCTACGGCCCATTCCGTAA
- the folD gene encoding bifunctional methylenetetrahydrofolate dehydrogenase/methenyltetrahydrofolate cyclohydrolase FolD, whose translation MTAQLIDGKLIAQQVRDEVAVNVAKRVAAGKQKPTLATVLVGDRPDSASYVASKGKACQELGMGSISEHLPADATQEQVETLVKGLNADPKVSGILVQLPMPSHINEERVLSLINIEKDVDGFSPLNIGRLAQKGREPLFVPCTPYGCIYLLEKTGVKIEGANAVVLGRSNIVGMPAALLLIGKNATVTVCHSRTKDLPSVVRQADILIAAIGKTEMVRGDWIKPGAAIIDVGINAVPDATKKSGQRLVGDVCFSEAKEVAGFITPVPGGVGPMTIAMLMANTLRAAEIQDK comes from the coding sequence ATGACTGCTCAACTCATTGATGGAAAATTAATAGCTCAACAGGTACGGGATGAAGTTGCTGTGAATGTGGCGAAACGTGTTGCAGCGGGTAAACAAAAACCGACCTTGGCCACTGTTCTTGTTGGAGATCGCCCAGATTCGGCATCATATGTGGCTTCCAAGGGGAAAGCCTGCCAGGAATTAGGAATGGGTTCGATCAGCGAACACCTTCCAGCCGATGCAACGCAGGAACAAGTTGAAACGCTGGTAAAGGGTTTGAATGCCGACCCCAAAGTCAGCGGTATCCTTGTTCAATTACCCATGCCATCCCATATTAACGAAGAACGTGTGCTGTCTCTTATCAATATCGAAAAAGATGTAGATGGTTTCTCGCCGCTTAATATTGGTCGCCTAGCGCAGAAAGGCCGTGAGCCACTCTTTGTGCCTTGTACACCCTACGGCTGTATCTATTTACTTGAAAAAACGGGCGTGAAGATCGAAGGTGCGAATGCTGTGGTGTTGGGCCGCTCGAATATTGTGGGTATGCCTGCCGCATTATTGTTGATCGGAAAGAATGCAACTGTGACGGTTTGCCACTCTCGCACAAAGGATTTGCCCAGTGTTGTGCGTCAGGCCGATATTTTGATAGCGGCTATCGGTAAAACTGAAATGGTGCGCGGCGATTGGATCAAGCCTGGCGCGGCGATCATTGATGTTGGTATCAATGCCGTACCTGATGCAACCAAGAAGAGTGGTCAACGGTTGGTGGGCGATGTGTGCTTCAGTGAAGCCAAGGAAGTTGCCGGGTTCATTACGCCTGTCCCTGGCGGGGTGGGGCCCATGACAATTGCAATGCTCATGGCGAATACGCTTAGGGCGGCTGAGATACAGGATAAGTAA